The following nucleotide sequence is from Candidatus Izemoplasmatales bacterium.
ACCGAACCTATCACGCGACATCCGCCCTCGGGGTCGACGTCACCTTCAACATCGTGTTCTTCGTCGGCGGATATGACGAAGCGAAGACATTCAATTATTCCTCGGAGTGGTTGGATCAGCTCGAATCGTATGCTATAATGGATTTTGTAAGCACCGTTTCACACGGATATACGGAATATGATGAACAAGGCAATCCGCTCGAACAAACGAATTTCGTTTTCCGAGGAACGACTTACGATCACGCCGAGTTCTCCTGGGACGGTCGTCAGCTGGCCGGAATCTCGGTTCGCAACGCGGACGATTCCGTCGCGGCGACCATCGCCTATCAGTACAACGACCAGGGATACCGCGTCTCGAAGGTCGTCACCGTCGGAACGACGGTCGAGACCTATACCTACGATCTGCTTGGGTCGACCGTCCATCGTGAAGTCTGTGTCAGGAAAGTGAGCGGCGTCACTCAAAACACCTACGAGATCCGCTACCTGATCGATTCCGACGGAAGCATCCTAGGCTTCGTTTATGAAGATGCTACCTATTACTACCTGAAGGATCTTCAGGGCAACGTCATCGGCGTCATCGACGAAGCCGGAAACGAACTCGTGCAATACGAATATGACGCGTATGGGAACGTCATCAACAATCCTGACGATCCTAATGGTAACATCTTCGAGATTAACCCATATACATATCGTGGATATCGATATGATTCAGAAATCGGGATGTATTATCTAAATAGCCGCTATTACTCCCCGGCCTTGTCGCGATTCCTGAACGCGGACGGCTTGCTTGGGGAACTTGGCGACATCGCCTCCGTCAACATGTACACCTACTGCGCGAACAATCCAGTAATGTATACAGACAGCGACGGAGATTTTCCAATATGGCTACTGATTTTAA
It contains:
- a CDS encoding RHS repeat-associated core domain-containing protein, which produces RTYHATSALGVDVTFNIVFFVGGYDEAKTFNYSSEWLDQLESYAIMDFVSTVSHGYTEYDEQGNPLEQTNFVFRGTTYDHAEFSWDGRQLAGISVRNADDSVAATIAYQYNDQGYRVSKVVTVGTTVETYTYDLLGSTVHREVCVRKVSGVTQNTYEIRYLIDSDGSILGFVYEDATYYYLKDLQGNVIGVIDEAGNELVQYEYDAYGNVINNPDDPNGNIFEINPYTYRGYRYDSEIGMYYLNSRYYSPALSRFLNADGLLGELGDIASVNMYTYCANNPVMYTDSDGDFPIWLLILTVVYATWATQDVIDIANGDVYFEESESGDGGRIVNSYKVQNPSVVLGYSIYLRYFSGHGDCFNGTATGIASEWMVHNAGYDITYIPSRFGFLESENDRAAHADIGRTVFNEKEWYVSFPSVIIETSMSPVLVIIDYFQYINQDRGNDHA